A segment of the Agromyces sp. H17E-10 genome:
GACCTCGTCGCCCGCGCGTTCGAGCCCGTGCGATACGAGCCGCGACGCTGAGCCGACCGCCGCTGATTCGTCGGATGTGTTGACCGGCGCACGCATCTCCCGATAGACAGGGCGGTAACGCTCGACCGGCGCATCCCAAATGCCGGATGGGCGCCGCCGGAGCAACGACGTTCCGAACGCCGTTCCCCCTCCCCTCGCACCGCTTCGGCTCGACTGCACGACAGCGCACTGCAACGAGGAGGGAACCATCTGATGTCTACATCGAGACGAACCAGGGTGCTCAGGGGAACGACGGTGTTCGCCGCACTCGCGGGACTCGCACTCACGACGCTCGCACCGCTCGGCGCGGCGGCCGGGACCGAAGCCCTGCCCGAGCTCGCCCACGACGCCGACGACGCGGTCGGGGTCGTCGAGGTCACCGTGCCCGACCGCACCGAACTCGATCGACTCGTCGACACGGGCGTCGACCTCGATCACGGCGTGCGGCGCAACGACGACGGCACGCTCACCGCGCAGGCGATCATCAGCGACGCCGAGGCCGACGCGCTGCGCGCCCGGGGCTTCGACGTCGGCGCCACGGTGCACGACGAGGGCGACACCGAAGCCGTGCTCGGCGAGCGCGACGCCGCCATCGCCGCCGCCGAACGCGCCAACGCGTCGTTCGCCGAGGCGGCCGACGCCGGCGACGCCGCCGACGTCAAGATCATCCGCGCCGACTACTACACGTCGTTCGGCGTGGGGTACCTGTCGGTCGAGGCGAAGTTCGCCGACGGGCAGACGAACCCCGCCGCGCTCACGGTACTGCGCGACAGCGGCCCCGGCACCGCCCCGGGCTCGGGCGGTTCGCAGAACATCACGCGCTTCGTCGACGCCGGCGTGTACCTCTACCACCGTGGAGCCGCGCAGGTCACGACCCGGCCCGACACGGTGCAGATCACGAGCCCGAGCGGCGACGTCGCCACGGCGACGGTGACCGACTGGCTGCCGATCGACGGCGAGGAGACGCCGCGGCCCGACTACCAGCGCGACTTCATCACCTCGTACCTGACACCGCAGGAGCTCACCCAGCGCATCACGGACCTCGCCGCCGAGTTCCCCGCGATCTCGGAGCTCGTCGAGCTGCCGAACAAGACGGCGGGTTACCAGCGTCACGCCCAGGCTCTGTTCGGCAACGCCAACCAGAACCGCGTCGGCGTGGACTCGAGGGCCTGGGGCCAGGACGGCGGCAACGACATCACCGTCGCGCTGACATCGCCCGGCGTCGCGAACGCACCGCTCACGGTGAGCGTCGCCGGCTCGGCCATCACGGTCGCGCTCGCCACCGACGCGGCCGGCACCGCGACGAGCACCGCGGCCCAGGTCGTGGCCGCGATCAACGCCAGCCCCGCGGCATCCGCCCTCGTCGTCGCCTACACCTACCGCGGCAACGCGGGCACGGGCGTGGTCGCGCCCGCGACGGCGCAGCTCGACGACGGGCTCAACGCACCCGAGAGCGTGGCGCGCGGACCGCAGTCGGTCTACGCGATCCGCATCGGCAAGGTCCGCGACGGCTCGAAGCCGGGCGTGCTCGCCTACGCGCAGGAGCACGCACGCGAGTGGGTGCCCCCGCTCGTCACGATCGAGACGGCGGAGCGGCTGCTGCGCAATTACGCGTCCGACCCCGACACGAAGAAGCTCGTGAACAACCTCGACATCTGGATCGTGCCGACGACGAACCCCGACGGCGGCACGTACTCGTTCTACGACTTCGCGTCGCAGCGCAAGAACCTGACCAACTACTGCCCGCTCACCGGCAACGCCGACGTCCTCGGGCGAAACAGCTGGGGCGTCGACGTCAACCGCAACTACGACGAGTACAGCGAGTTCGACGGCTACAGCGGCGGCAGCACGTCGTGCACGAGCGGCACCTTCTCGGGACCGGGCGAACTGACCGAGCCCGAGAGCCGCAACATCGACTGGATCGCGGCGACCAACCCCAACATCGGGTTCTCGATGAACCTGCACAGCTCGGGCAACTATTTCATGTGGTCGCCCGGCGCCTACCGGGCGAGCGACCGCCTCACCGCGCCGCGCCCGACGCTCGCGCAGGAGACGTTCTTCTGGGGCGCCTCGTCGCGCATCCTCACCGAGATCAAGAAGTACCGCGGCATGTCGGTCACCCCGGCGCGCACCGGCCCCGTCGCCGACGTGCTCTACTCGGCGGCCGGCAACTCGGGCGACATGCTCTGGTACAAGTACGGCATCAACGCGTGGGACTTCGAGGTCGGCACGTCGTTCCAGCCGCCGTTCGAGAACGAGGACCCGACCGGCGGGTCGGCGCACGCCGAGTCGCAGGAGTTCGCCAACGGGCTCGTCGAACTCCTCCAGATCGCGGTCGACCACGACAAGGACCACCAGCGGCCCACGAGCACGGTGAAGACCTCGCCGAGCGCGCAGCCCGGCATGGTCGACGTCGTGTTCGAGATCGACGAGACGGCAGCGGTGTTCTACACGCTCGACGGCTCGAAGCCGACGCTCTCGTCGACGATGTACGCGAGCGCCGGCGTGCGCGAGGGCGCCGAGACCCTGACCGTGCCCAGCGGCACGCGCATCAACTGGTTCTCGGTCGACGCGGCGGGCAACGTCGAGAAGAACTACCAGCCCGACGGCAACAACGGATCGAACTACAACAGGACGACCGTGAACTAGTCGCCTCGGCGACACGGCGGCCGCGGCATCCCGGATGCCGCGGCCGCCGTCGTCGTCAATCGGCGAAGGCGGCGCGCACCTCGTCGTGGGGCAATGCGTAACTGACGTGGCCCTCTCGCCCGACCGTGTCGCGCGCGGCGACGAGTGCGTTGACCACCGCCTCCTCCGTCGCCTCGACGACGGCCTCGTAGAACGGGTCGATGCTGCCCCACGCGACGTGCTCGAGCTGTTCGACCGCGATCTCGCCGCGGCCCATGCGCGACGCGAGCGCCCCCTCGTTCGCGGTCGAGAAGGCGAGGAAGATGTCGCCGGAGAAATGGCTGCCGGTGGTGCCGGTGCGGGCGAGCCCGAGCGGGACTCGGCGCGCGAGCGCGCGGCACTGGTCGGGCAGGAGCGGGGCGTCGGTCGCGACGATCACGATGACGCTGCCCGCCCCGGGCACGGCGCGCGATGCCGCAGCGTCACCACGGCCGTCCCCGGCTGCGCCCGCGAGGTCGTGCTCGAACCAGTCGGTCGTCTCCATCGGGTTCGGCGCGTGCGATTCACGACCGAGCGTGCGCCCGGCGACGCGCAGTTCCTTGCGCGAGCCGAAGTTCGCCTGCAGGAGCACGCCCACCGTCCAACTGCGTTCGCCCGAGCGCACGACTCGCGATGCCGTGCCAGTCCCGCCCTTGAAGCCGTAGCAGTTCATGCCGGTGCCGCCGCCGACGTTCCCCTCCGCGATCGGGCCCCTGGCCGCGGCATCCAGCGCCTCGATCGCGTGCTCGGGCATGACGGTGTCGGCGTTGATGGAGTTCAGGTAGCCGTCCCACGTCTCGCCGACGACGGGCAGCATCCACTGCGCGGCCGTCACCGGGTCGTGTTCGGCCAGCCAGCGGTCGATGCCGCGGTGCGCGGCGCCGACGGCGTGCGAGTTCGTGATCGCGATCGGGGTCTGGAACTGCCCGGCCTCCTCGATCCAGCTGCGGCCGGTCAGTTCGCCGTTGCCGTTCAGGACGGCGATGCCGGCTGCGCACGGTGCGCCGGCGGCCGCCCTGCCGCGCGGGAGGATCGCCGTCACGCCCGTGCGAGCGACGACCGGTTCATCGGCGACGATCGTGGCGAACCCCACCTCGAGGCCGGGCACGTCGGTGATCGCGTTCCACCGCCCTGGCTCCCCGTCGAACGGGACGCCGAGGTCGCGGGCGCGTGGCCGGGGGGCGGGCTGGTCGGTCATCGGGTCTCCTCGGCGTCGTCGTCGGTTCCGCCCGCAGCATCCGGACCCCTGAGCTCGCAGTCGAGCGCGAGCTCCGCGTAGCGCATGGTGCACTCGAGATAGCGGCCCCGTTCCCAGCTGTCGGGGTTCAGCAGGTAGAGGTCGTACGCGTCTTCGAGAGCGACGAGGTTCGACGCGATCATGTCGGTCGGCATCTGCGGCCGGAACGCGCCGAGCACGACCCCGACCTCGATGTTCGTGCGATACAGGGCGACCTGGCGCTCGAGCAGCACCGCCATGTGCAGGCGGTACTGCGGGTGGTCGCGCAACGCCGCGGACGCCTCGTAGACCACGCGGAGATCGTCGCTGATGTGCTCGGGGATGCCGGCCTCGATCGTCGCGCGCAGCCGTGCGACCGGATCGGTGATGCCGTCGACGAGGGCGTGACGGCGCTCGATGAACTCGTCGATCGCACCGCGCACGGCGGCCTCGACGAGCCGGTCGAAGCTGTCGAAGTGGTAGAGCACGCTGCCCGAGCTCACCTCGGCACGCTCGGCGACCGAGCGTACGCTCGCGCCCGAGATGCCACGCTCGCTGATGACCTGGCTCGCCGCCCGGAGCAGGTCGCGCTTGCGCTGCTCCACCTTCTCTGCCGCCACTAGCGAACCTCCACGTTCTCCGGTTCTACGACGGTAACGGACTGCGTGAGGGCGGCGTACCGTTCGGGCGAGCGGCGCTTCATCACGAGCCCGATCACGATGCCGGCGATGAACACCACCGGCACGCACCCGATGAGCGCCCAGTTCACGACCGGGTCGGTGAAGCCCGAGACGAGGTCGAAGTTGGCCACGATCACGATGAAGGCGACGAGCAGTCCGACCGCGCCGAGCACGGGGGCCACGAGCACCCGCCACACCCCGAAGCCGCGGCGGTCCTTCCAGAAGAAGCCGATCACCGAGACCGCCGCGACACCCTGGGCGAAGATGAGGCCGGCGACCCCGATCGCGTAGGTCCACAGGCCGAGCCCCAGGAAGGGGTCGGCGCCCGACAGCGCGCCCGCGAGCACGGCGAGCACGCAGAGCACGGTGAGCGTGATGCTCGCGACGTGCGGCGACTTCATGCGCGAGTGGGTGCGGGCGAGCCCGGCGGGCAGCAGGCGCTCGCGGCCGAGTGAGAACAGGTAGCGTGAGCACGCGTTGTGGAACGCGAGCGTGCAGGCGAAGAAGCTCGTGACGATGAGGATCTCGAGCACGACGCCCGCCCACGCGCCGAGCGCGTTCTCGCCGGCGATGAACTGCATCTCCTCGAAGTCGTCCGAGTTGGCGAGCGCGATGACGCCGTCTGCGCCGAACGCCACGGTCAGCGCCCAGAACGTGAACGCGTAGAAGATGCCGAGGAACGCGATCGCGATGTAGGTCGCGCGCGGCACGGTGCGCTCGGGCTGCTTCGCCTCCTCCGCGTAGATGACGGTGCCCTCGAAGCCGAGGAACGCGCCGAACCCGAACACGAACAGCGCACTCGCGCCGGTCGCGAAGAACACGTTCTTCGGGTCGAACGACGCGGCCGTCGCCTCGCCGATCGTGCCGCCGTTCTGGAAGATGATCGCGAGCGAGATCACGAGCAGGATCGCGATCTCGGCACTCAGCAGCACGGCGAGCACCTTGGCGCCGACGTCGATGCGGCGGTAGCCGAGGTAGCCGATGACGAGCACCGAGACGACCGACCAGACGCCCCACGGCAGGTCGATGCCGAGCAGCTCGGCGAAGGTGAGGTTGGCGTAGAAGCCGAGCAGTGCGTAGAAGCAGATGCACAAGAAGGCGTAGGCGACGATCGTCACGAACGCGACCCCGATGCCGACGGGCTTGCCGAGCCCGGCGGCGGCGTAGGCGTAGAACGCACCGGTGTTGCGCACGAAGCGCGACATCGCGGTGAACCCGATCGCGAACAGGATGAGCACGACGCCGCTCGCGAGCATTGCACCGGGCGCGCCGACGCCGCCGACGAGGAAGGCGAGCGGGGCCGAACTCACCGCGACGGTGAGCGGCGCGGCAGCCGAAACGACGAAGAAGACGATGTCGAAGGTGCCGAGCCTGCCTCTCGCGAGCGTGTCGGTCTCGGTCGTCGCAGGGGTTGCGGTCGTCATTGCGGAACCTCCATGGCACAGCGTTGTGATGTGAAGTGAAGCCGGGGATCGGTGTCGAGGCCGTGGGGATCGGCTCGACTGAACAACCGTATCGTTTTCGCACCTTCTGTCAAGCATGTGCTGATTTCTGACGGCGATCATTTCCATACATGCGTGCAGACTGGATGCCGCAACTCGCCTCGCGCATCAGTCGATGCGTCGTCGCCGCCGACGCCTGGCGGCTCGAAACACCACGACCGCCTTCCCTTGGACGCCTTCCGCGTGACAAACGCATAAAGTGAACATGACTATTCGAGAAAAGGGGTTCCGAGCATGGTCACCACGACATCGCCGAAGCGGGCGGACGCGCGACGCAACATCGAGTCGATCGTCGACGCGGCGACGAGGCTGCTGGCCGCAGACCCCGACGCGAGCGTGCAGGACATCGCGAAGGCCGCCGGTGTCGGCCGGGTGACGCTGTACGGCCACTTCGACTCGCGCGCGACGCTCGTCGCCGAGGTCGCCACCCGCGCGATCGCCGAGACCGACGCCGCCCTCCGAGAGGTCGACCTGGGCGGCGAACCCGGCGACGCCATGGTGCGCTGGATCGACGCGACGTGGCTGCTCACGCATCGCTTCGGCGGCATCGTCGTCGCAGCCGTCGACGTGCTCCCGGCCGAGCAGGTGCGTCTCGCGCACGAGGTCCCCGAGCGGCGCGTTCGCGACCTGCTGTCGCGTGGACGCGATGCCGGCGTCTTCCGATCCGACCTGCCGGTCGAATGGCAGATCGCCACGATCCACGCCCTGCTCCACGCCGCGTCGACCGAGTGCCAGCGAGGCGCGCTCACCGCCGACGAGGCGGCCCGGCTCGTGCGGGAGACGATTCTCGCGACCCTCCACGTGTGCCGCTGATCGGCTCGGCCGGCGGGCCGGCGGAGCCGGCGGAGCCGGAGGGCTGACGGTGCGGCCGACGGAGCCGGCGTCGACAGAGCGCCGCTACTGCGCGGCCGACTCCACGCCCGCGAACGGCACCCGCCCGGGCAGCACGAACGCGAACACCACTGCAGCGACGAGGGCGACCGCTCCGGCGAACCAGTAGCCGCTGCTGAACGCCGTGAAGCCGTCGCCCGCGATGGCGGCCGCCGCGATGCTCGACACCGCCGAGACGCCCGTCGCGGCGCCGAACTCGTGCAGGGTGCTGAGCGCACCCGAACCCACGCCCGCCTCGTGCGGCGCGACCGCGGTGAAGGTGCTCGTCGATGCGGCGACGAAGGTCGCCCCGATGCCGAACGACGCGACGGTCATGGCGATGACGAGCACGGTCATGCTCATGGTCGTGGCACCGACGATCATGCCGAACGCGGCGATCAACAGGCTGACCACGCCCACGAGCTTGAGGCCGAGTCGCACGAGCAGCCGGGCCCCGACCTGGGCGCCCGCGATCGTGCCGAGCGCGACCGGAATGAACACGAGCCCCGTGTCGAGCGCACTGAACCCGTGCACCTGCTGGAACAGGAACGAACCGAGGAAGAAGATCGCGATCATGAGCGCCGTGGCGACGAAGATCAGCCCGAGCCCGGCCGCGACCGGGCGCCGCGCGAGCATGCCGAGATCGAGCAAGGGGTTGCGCGCCGTACGCTGCCGCCACACGAACAGGGCGTAGCCGACGAGGCCGACGACGACGGGGCCGAGCGTACCGAGCCCGAGCCAGCCGGTGTCGCCCGCGTTGACGAGCCCGAAGATCACGGCTCCCGTCGAGAGGGTGACGAGGAGCGCTCCGAGCACGTCGAGACGGCCGCCCGATCCGGGCAGCACCGGCACGGTGACCGCGAGCGCGACGAGCAGCACCACGCCGACGGGCACGTTCACCCAGAACACCCACGACCAGCCCGGTCCTGAGGTCAGGAGTCCGCCGAGCAGCACGCCGATCGCCGCACCGGCCCCACCGAGTGCCGACCAGACGCCGAGGGCCTTGGCGAGCTCATCGCCCTGGAAGGTGCGGGCGATCACCGAGAGCGCGGCCGGCGACATCGCCGCAGCACCGAGCCCCTGCAGGGCGCGCCCGACGAGCACCATGGTCGCGTCGGTCGCGAAGCCCGTGAGCAGGGATGCCGCGGTGAAGACGGCGAGGCCCGTGAGCACGACCCCTCGGCTGCCGACCACGTCGGCAGCCTTGCCGCCGAGCAGCATGAGGCCGCCGAACACGAGCGCGTAGATGCTCACGACCCACGTCAGCGTTCCGCGCGAGAGGTCGAGCTGGGCGCCCATCTGCGGCAGCGCCAGCGCGACCACGGTGACGTCGACGATCAGCATCAGCTGGGCGATGCCGAGCAACCCGAGCATGCGCCAGCGGTGACGCAGCGGCGTCGGCTCGGTGCGGGACTCCGGATTCGGTTCGGACATGGCACGGCCCCTTCACAACATGAACGATGATGTTCGAGTTACCGTAACATGAACATGCATGTACGAAAAGACCCGACCGCACGCGACCGCCTTCGCGTCAGCGCGGGCTCACGAACCGGTGACAGTCGACGGGCACGGAACCGCCGGGCACGGGCGCCTGATGCACGAACGCACCCACGTCGATCCATCCCTGCCGTTCGTAGAATCGGCGCGCCGCGGTGTTGCCGGTCGCGACCGCGAGCCATGCGCGTCGGTGCCCGGCCGCGAGGACGGCCACCTCCGCGGCGGCGAGCAACGCGGCGCCGACTCCCCGACCGCGGGCGGCGCGGGCGAGGTGGAGCTGGTCGACCTGGTCGTCCTCGACGATCGCGAACCCGACGATCGTCGGGGCGTCGGCGACAGCCGCGACGATCGTGCCATCGAGGCGCTCGCGGGCACGGTGCTGGAACCAGTCGGCCGTACGCGCCTCGACCAGCTCCCGCGGCACGTTGCCGAGGTGCGCGTCCGCCCAACCCTCCTGCCAGACCCGGGCGACGTCGGCGACCTCGGCGGCCGCCGCCGGCCTGATCACGATCGCGGCCATCGTCCGCCCCTTCCGCCAATCCGAACACTGCTGTACAGTTTACAGAAGTCGAACGTCGATGTTCAAGAAAGGATCCCGCGATGTCCGCGATCACGACACCGAACGACGATTCCGCATTGCGGCCGGAGCGACCCGCCGCCCGTCGCACCGCCGACGGCGGGGTGTGGCCGAAGATCTGGCCCGCTGCGCTCGGCGTGCTCGTCGCCGCCGGCACCGCCTACGGGCTCACCGATGCACGACAGGTCGCACCCGTCGTCGCGGCATCCGGTCTCGTCTATCTCGCCGCCGCCGCGACCGGCCGGCGCTGGGCCGCCTGGGTCGCGTTCGGCGCGACCTTCATCGTCATCGGCCTCGCGAAGTTCACCGAGCTCGATGCCACGTTCGCGATGCTGGTGCTCGCCGCGGCGCTCTTCGTCGTGGGCCTCGTCGGCCGGCCCACGCGGCCCTGGTGGGCGCTGCCGCTCCAGTCGGTCGCGATGCTCGTGCTCGGGGTCGTCGCGGTCGTCGCGACGCTCGCCGACGCAACCGTCGGCGGCCTGATCGTCGCCGTCGCCCTGCTCGCCCACGCCGGGTGGGACGTCTACCACCACCGCACCGGCCGCGTCGTCGACCGCTCGCTCGCCGAGTTCTGCGCCGTGCTCGACGTGCTCGTCGCGGTGGTCGTCGCATT
Coding sequences within it:
- a CDS encoding M14 family metallopeptidase, encoding MLRGTTVFAALAGLALTTLAPLGAAAGTEALPELAHDADDAVGVVEVTVPDRTELDRLVDTGVDLDHGVRRNDDGTLTAQAIISDAEADALRARGFDVGATVHDEGDTEAVLGERDAAIAAAERANASFAEAADAGDAADVKIIRADYYTSFGVGYLSVEAKFADGQTNPAALTVLRDSGPGTAPGSGGSQNITRFVDAGVYLYHRGAAQVTTRPDTVQITSPSGDVATATVTDWLPIDGEETPRPDYQRDFITSYLTPQELTQRITDLAAEFPAISELVELPNKTAGYQRHAQALFGNANQNRVGVDSRAWGQDGGNDITVALTSPGVANAPLTVSVAGSAITVALATDAAGTATSTAAQVVAAINASPAASALVVAYTYRGNAGTGVVAPATAQLDDGLNAPESVARGPQSVYAIRIGKVRDGSKPGVLAYAQEHAREWVPPLVTIETAERLLRNYASDPDTKKLVNNLDIWIVPTTNPDGGTYSFYDFASQRKNLTNYCPLTGNADVLGRNSWGVDVNRNYDEYSEFDGYSGGSTSCTSGTFSGPGELTEPESRNIDWIAATNPNIGFSMNLHSSGNYFMWSPGAYRASDRLTAPRPTLAQETFFWGASSRILTEIKKYRGMSVTPARTGPVADVLYSAAGNSGDMLWYKYGINAWDFEVGTSFQPPFENEDPTGGSAHAESQEFANGLVELLQIAVDHDKDHQRPTSTVKTSPSAQPGMVDVVFEIDETAAVFYTLDGSKPTLSSTMYASAGVREGAETLTVPSGTRINWFSVDAAGNVEKNYQPDGNNGSNYNRTTVN
- a CDS encoding DmpA family aminopeptidase, coding for MTDQPAPRPRARDLGVPFDGEPGRWNAITDVPGLEVGFATIVADEPVVARTGVTAILPRGRAAAGAPCAAGIAVLNGNGELTGRSWIEEAGQFQTPIAITNSHAVGAAHRGIDRWLAEHDPVTAAQWMLPVVGETWDGYLNSINADTVMPEHAIEALDAAARGPIAEGNVGGGTGMNCYGFKGGTGTASRVVRSGERSWTVGVLLQANFGSRKELRVAGRTLGRESHAPNPMETTDWFEHDLAGAAGDGRGDAAASRAVPGAGSVIVIVATDAPLLPDQCRALARRVPLGLARTGTTGSHFSGDIFLAFSTANEGALASRMGRGEIAVEQLEHVAWGSIDPFYEAVVEATEEAVVNALVAARDTVGREGHVSYALPHDEVRAAFAD
- a CDS encoding TetR/AcrR family transcriptional regulator: MAAEKVEQRKRDLLRAASQVISERGISGASVRSVAERAEVSSGSVLYHFDSFDRLVEAAVRGAIDEFIERRHALVDGITDPVARLRATIEAGIPEHISDDLRVVYEASAALRDHPQYRLHMAVLLERQVALYRTNIEVGVVLGAFRPQMPTDMIASNLVALEDAYDLYLLNPDSWERGRYLECTMRYAELALDCELRGPDAAGGTDDDAEETR
- a CDS encoding APC family permease, with the protein product MTTATPATTETDTLARGRLGTFDIVFFVVSAAAPLTVAVSSAPLAFLVGGVGAPGAMLASGVVLILFAIGFTAMSRFVRNTGAFYAYAAAGLGKPVGIGVAFVTIVAYAFLCICFYALLGFYANLTFAELLGIDLPWGVWSVVSVLVIGYLGYRRIDVGAKVLAVLLSAEIAILLVISLAIIFQNGGTIGEATAASFDPKNVFFATGASALFVFGFGAFLGFEGTVIYAEEAKQPERTVPRATYIAIAFLGIFYAFTFWALTVAFGADGVIALANSDDFEEMQFIAGENALGAWAGVVLEILIVTSFFACTLAFHNACSRYLFSLGRERLLPAGLARTHSRMKSPHVASITLTVLCVLAVLAGALSGADPFLGLGLWTYAIGVAGLIFAQGVAAVSVIGFFWKDRRGFGVWRVLVAPVLGAVGLLVAFIVIVANFDLVSGFTDPVVNWALIGCVPVVFIAGIVIGLVMKRRSPERYAALTQSVTVVEPENVEVR
- a CDS encoding TetR/AcrR family transcriptional regulator, yielding MVTTTSPKRADARRNIESIVDAATRLLAADPDASVQDIAKAAGVGRVTLYGHFDSRATLVAEVATRAIAETDAALREVDLGGEPGDAMVRWIDATWLLTHRFGGIVVAAVDVLPAEQVRLAHEVPERRVRDLLSRGRDAGVFRSDLPVEWQIATIHALLHAASTECQRGALTADEAARLVRETILATLHVCR
- a CDS encoding MFS transporter, which produces MSEPNPESRTEPTPLRHRWRMLGLLGIAQLMLIVDVTVVALALPQMGAQLDLSRGTLTWVVSIYALVFGGLMLLGGKAADVVGSRGVVLTGLAVFTAASLLTGFATDATMVLVGRALQGLGAAAMSPAALSVIARTFQGDELAKALGVWSALGGAGAAIGVLLGGLLTSGPGWSWVFWVNVPVGVVLLVALAVTVPVLPGSGGRLDVLGALLVTLSTGAVIFGLVNAGDTGWLGLGTLGPVVVGLVGYALFVWRQRTARNPLLDLGMLARRPVAAGLGLIFVATALMIAIFFLGSFLFQQVHGFSALDTGLVFIPVALGTIAGAQVGARLLVRLGLKLVGVVSLLIAAFGMIVGATTMSMTVLVIAMTVASFGIGATFVAASTSTFTAVAPHEAGVGSGALSTLHEFGAATGVSAVSSIAAAAIAGDGFTAFSSGYWFAGAVALVAAVVFAFVLPGRVPFAGVESAAQ
- a CDS encoding GNAT family N-acetyltransferase, with amino-acid sequence MAAIVIRPAAAAEVADVARVWQEGWADAHLGNVPRELVEARTADWFQHRARERLDGTIVAAVADAPTIVGFAIVEDDQVDQLHLARAARGRGVGAALLAAAEVAVLAAGHRRAWLAVATGNTAARRFYERQGWIDVGAFVHQAPVPGGSVPVDCHRFVSPR